From Aedes albopictus strain Foshan chromosome 1, AalbF5, whole genome shotgun sequence, one genomic window encodes:
- the LOC115263674 gene encoding uncharacterized protein K02A2.6-like encodes MKYQAFQGDLYLQGDLLMKREKMVLPSTLRDRALRLAHRSHPGMSTMKNFLRQGLWWPGMDRQIEDFVKTCPECQLVTVISRPLPIENTELPQNPWDYVSMDFASASDNLNWKALVLTDNYSRFLVVLPMDKTDTEALKRSLRKVFNTYYVPKTLKADNGPPFNSVELESWLKNIWGVRLIHSTPLNPTENGLVERSMQGINKITAIAKLGKLNWKEAISDYVAAYNSWPHHVTKIPTAELMFGRTVRSVLPNLRTDQHQSFDEELRDRDQRAKFNRNSREDIARRARNSEIEVGDTVLVSQQKRDKADTPYKNAFHKVINIQGAGRATVLDTTTAKTYDRNVKLLKKYEHRKPNDLADNALEEKEHEPPQQRNLQFEPRDHPILKEATKRCEEAIGLPDDDEPIAKRRNAREIKRPQRFLNTIRPDDE; translated from the exons ATGAAGTATCAGGCGTTCCAAGGCGATTTATACCTACAAGGAGACCTTTTGATGAAACGCGAGAAAATGGTATTGCCATCAACGTTACGAGATCGAGCCCTGCGACTAGCCCACCGTAGTCACCCGGGCATGTCGAccatgaaaaattttctgaggcAAGGTTTGTGGTGGCCAGGAATGGACAGGCAAATAGAAGATTTTGTCAAAACCTGTCCAGAATGTCAGCTTGTCACTGTGATTTCACGACCACTACCCATCGAGAACACAGAGCTCCCTCAAAATCCTTGGGATTACGTTTCGATGGATTTTGCTTCCGCGTCTGATAATCTGAACTGGAAGGCACTAGTTTTGACTGATAACTATTCTCGGTTCCTTGTCGTTCTTCCAATGGATAAAACAGACACTGAGGCTTTGAAAAGATCATTGAGGAAGGTGTTCAACACGTACTACGTACCGAAGACTCTAAAGGCAGACAATGGCCCTCCTTTCAACAGCGTTGAGTTGGAGTCTTGGCTTAAGAACATCTGGGGAGTACGGTTGATCCACAGTACCCCGTTGAATCCCACGGAAAATGGGCTCGTGGAGAGAAGTATGCAGGGCATCAATAAGATCACAGCAATTGCCAAACTTGGGAAACTCAATTGGAAGGAGGCTATTTCCGATTACGTGGCAGCGTACAATTCCTGGCCTCACCATGTAACGAAAATTCCGACGGCAGAGCTGATGTTTGGACGAACAGTGCGGAGTGTTCTGCCAAATCTTCGTACAGATCAGCATCAATCATTTGACGAAGAGCTAAGAGATCGAGATCAGAGGGCGAAATTTAACCGTAACTCAAGAGAAGATATTGCTCGTAGAGCTCGAAACAGCGAGATCGAAGTGGGAGATACCGTCTTAGTCTCACAGCAAAAACGGGACAAGGCGGACACGCCGTACAAAAACGCTTTTCATAAGGTAATTAACATTCAAGGCGCTGGACGAGCAACTGTTCTGGATACTACTACCGCTAAAACCTACGACCGGAAtgtgaaattattgaaaaagtatGAACACCGTAAGCCAAATGATCTAGCAGACAATG CATTGGAAGAGAAAGAGCACGAACCCCCACAGCAGAGAAACCTTCAGTTTGAACCAAGAGACCATCCTATCTTGAAGGAAGCTACAAAGCGATGTGAAGAGGCTATCGGTTTACCAGATGACGACGAACCCATTGCGAAGCGTCGTAACGCCCGAGAGATCAAAAGACCTCAGAGATTCCTAAATACGATCCGTCCAGATGATGAATGA